In Erigeron canadensis isolate Cc75 chromosome 8, C_canadensis_v1, whole genome shotgun sequence, the DNA window tttagccataaatcactacttatttttttgattaatcacGAAAATACCAACGTATttttccatttgtacacggttgctcatcatacttttttattgataaggtttacccacatactttttttttgtacacggttgacccaaagttgaccggtttacctgtgatagtcgttaatattggtcaaccatgtaccaaaaaaaatatgtgggtaaacctcatcaataaaaaagtataatgggcaaccgtgtacaaatggaaaagtacgttggtcttcccgtgattaatccctactttgtaagaaaaaaaaaaggttaagtaCCTTTTTCATCCTTGTGGTTTCCCGATTGTGCGTTTTTCATCCCTCCGTTAAGTTTTCGGCCAAAATCATCCCTGTGGTTGTCATTTGATCCCTTCGTCCGTTAAGTGCCCCATGTGCGtgtcacgtgaggggtattttcgtcCACTAGACGTTTTGTGTCTCTTATAAATACTCACCCAACCCTACTTTACCCCATTTTGTCCCTGTGCTTCCCCCAAATCAATCAATCCATTCCAAGTAGCAcacatatacaaacataaaatcaaaatcaacctTTGATTTCACcatgaaaaaaccaaaaaattggCTACAAAGAACACCAAACTCCACCGACGTCTCGTTTATGTTTGGTTAGTCTTTTATTAGGGTTTATTAATACTTACACTTCACGAACAACAATAGAAATGACGATCTAGGTTCCTTGTTGTCCATGATGTTCGAACAATCGATGGCTTGCCACACACACAGTGGGGAATCATTTGATCGTGGGAAATTAGGAGGGAAATAAAAGAGGGAAAAGAAGGGAGAAATTAGGAGGGaaagaaaagaaggaaaaagagAGAAACGGGTTATGAGAAAAAAGGAGgggttttttctttatatacggagtatatttaGGTCTGGTGGACAAAAATACCCCTCACATGACACGCATGTGGGGACACCTAGCGGAAGCAGGGACTAAATGAAACCGCAGGGATGATTTTGGCCGAAAACTTAACGAAGGGATGAAAAACGCACAATCAGGAAACCACAAGGATGAAAAAAGTAGTTaacccaacaaaaaaaaataaacctcAAACCAAGCCAGTTGAGCAAGTTGATTCCAACCATAAATGCATGTACGTACATCATCATTAGCGTAGTCCTAATTTTCAAAATTCACGTCACCAAACGAATTCCCATCAAGCCTATGGAGATCGTCTAAGATATATGGCTATACTTTTATGTAActtgaagaaacatatgaagCATATAACGGTATTCATTATTAAGGAGGCCTTGTAAGCAATATATAGGTAGTGGATTCGAGTCCATTTTCACCATTGTGGACAATAATGTGAGAAACATATTATGATGCGGGATGATTATCAAAAGATTTGAATAAATCTAATTATGGaatcttttattaattagtGTTTATCCTCTATTTACTTTGTTTCCTATTTTAGTGGTTGTAGGAtctatttatagaggttttgtttatatttgtaAAAAGCAGTTGATTATTTTGAGTTTATAAGAAAATTGACTTTTGTCAGGAAAAACCGTCAAGGTTTATTGTCATTGATCACTTATGTGTTCTTGAGCCATTTGATTGCACGCGTAACTGCATCAGTTGGTAATCAGAGCTCAGGTTGATTCAAATGGCTCAACATGAAGAAAAGAACATCTTTTCTCGCAGATTCGCCAATAGAGGCAGCGACAAGAGTGTTTTCTATTCATGTGCTCGTGAAGATCGCTTCTACCGAAACCGTAGATCCGCCGACCGAGGCAACGGGATGGTGGACCGTGACCCACGGGATATCATTGAGATCAAACGACTTCGGAGACGAGTCCAAGATCTAGAAATACAACACAAGATTAGGCAGATCCGGAAAAAGGATCCGAGAGATCGAGTTGCAACAGGAGACGGGGAAGAAAAACGATTCAAGGTACGTTGTCTGGGACGATGTGTATGAGGAGGATCATCCTTCtgatcatcctactgatcattTTCCACCTCGGTTCCATGTACCGATCTATGAAGATAAAGCTGATGTTGTGTTTTTACTGAATGAAGAACCCCGATATGATGACGACGGGGTTGCTCCAGATGAAGAAGAGTGCTTATTGGTACGAGAAGCTCTTGGCGATAAACTGTCCGTGCTAGAAAACGTTGATTTACTTTGGCTTGGGTATAATAggaatgatgttgatgaaactATTGGCCTTAATCAAAGGTCGTTGAACAAGGAGTCATGGAACTTTTTTAGAGATTTGAAAGCTAATCTTCAGGTTATCTTAAAGTCCGCCGTCGATGATCACCGAATAGATGCAAATTGGAAGTGGTTAACCACAATTATGGAAGATATATCATCTTTAGAAAAAGAATCAATAGACCCAATTAGCAATGGTAACTATGTTCCGGATTCTTAGGGGattctttttgaaaatcaatCACGTCCTAAAACTTTGCCTATGAATGCATTGGAAATATTAAGGGCAACCGAAATTATTGGGATTGTGAATAGTTCGGTGAGTTTGTTTAACAATAAAGGTGGGGTTCAATTTCAAAAAAGGAATACAAGATTCATGAATAATATTCTACATTTAAATGAAGTGGGCGAAATACCAACTTCACAAATTGGAGCTCGGTTTATCCTCGATAATATTAATGAGTGTAAATTGATTCCATTTGATCCCGGTGGTTTATTAGGAGGCAAAACTCGAGGACGAGTTTTTTTCGAAGAGATGGAGAATGATGCGGGATGATTATCAAAAGATTTGAATAAATCTAACTATCGaatcttttattaattagtttttgtcctttatttattttgtttcctATTTTAGTGGTTGTAAGAtctatttatagaggttttGTTTATTGTAAAAAGCAGTTGATTATTTTGAGTTTATAAGAAAATTGacttttgtcaaaaaaaaaccGTCAAGGTTTATTGTCATTGATCACTTATGTGTTCTTGAGCCATTTGATTGCACGCGTAACTGTATCATATTACATATGATGTGAGTCACTGTCTCTTtaaattcatcatcttcatgGGCAGATCAAGATTACCATGCTAGAGTCAGCAGGTTATcaactaataaaatttaatcGTTTGGTTCAATTTATACTCGTGTTATTCACACGAAGTAAGTTTAATGACTGGCCTTGTCTGGAGTATTACTTTTTATCAGAGATTTTGGCCCAAATTCGATTTGGAGTGGGCCTTTATTTTCTCTTCTGAAGTTTTAATTGGGCCATAATGTTGAGTTTTCTTTAGTGCCTCTATGGCTCTAtacaatatactaaaacagaattttagACTTGCGGGATCCTTTTTAACACACACACGACACACTAGATTCATACCGGCCAATTGGTACGTAGAGACACAAAATGATGCGAGTTAATTAAAAGCGGAAAACACCAAGGCAGACTGATACACAAGCAACTATTAGTTTAGTGAACCAAGATATTAAAGTAGCACTACTTGTTATCATGTGGCCGGTGTGTTAGTTTAGTGTTGTTAAAACACTCTTTGTCCtccacacacacaaaaatccCCTCCAAAGTGCCAAAGTGGGTAGTTGACCAATGTGCAACATATAATATCTGCGTCGACATGCCAGTCATTATtgtttaacatttaaaaaacgTAGATTTTGTAGTTATCAAACAAATGTTAAACTCATTTTAACACACACACGACACACTAGCTTGACACTCGATATGATCTTCGTGTATAAGAGGCATTGGTGTAAGTAGCTAGTGAGTATTAATTAATCCGGCCGGCCGGGTGTTTATAGTTTTATACCACTGATCGATCCtcatacgagtaatatataacATCACCGAGATACTTGAAATATGGATGGGCACTAAATTAGATGTACAATGTCAATAGAagacaagaaaaagaaaccaatacatatacttgaattcttCGGTTCATCGCTCCTCTAAATCGAGACCCAGATTATTCAAACACTATACTTGAATTTATGGTTATATACTTTTCgttatgatttttttacaaattttatgcGCATAACCGATAACGATTAACGAGCCCACTCGACTTCGTTGTGTAATGTGTTACAAACAACTAGTTTGGGCCGATCAGGCCACTGCGTGGCTGTGTGCAAAATGAAAGCCCATATAAATAACTCTTTAAACTAAGCATTCTTTACGAAGACTATAACCAAATTAAATCGAGAAGCGTTGATGTATCACGGtggttattaattattaaaacctACCTATATGTTTCGTAGTCTCAATGAAAAGAGGTTGTAAACAAGCTAATTTTACCAAATATATAGtactatatattaatatattaatattaataattagcAAATGTTAGCCGTTAGTCATGTGGACCATTCTATATATAAGTTTCTCTACTTCTGTTAATCAGATGGACAATGTATCTAAAAATGAACCTTGAAATTGAGTTAGGTTGTCTATAAGTTACCTTAATCTCTACTACGTACTTAGGTTGTTGGCCTGGTGCtgtacatatattaattttagttgcacattaattaaataattaattaagtacTTTCGAGTTGTAGTAAATTAATTAAGGTCAAGTTGTTGATCAAAAGTCATGGTTTGTTGATCTACAAATCTATTTGGGGTCTCCTGGCTTACCGGTATGTTAGGTTTATAGCTTTCTTTAATTTCCATAGGGCCTCGCTTGATATATTTCATGCTTTTGACTTTGAGTTTTCAAGATGGTGGCATGACatgtaattaactttttttcatGCATTGATAGTTGTTTGCTATGCATTGAGTATTGTAAGTCTCTCATGTGTGATGCAATTGGCAATTAAATTTATTCGAGGTATATAAAATTCTTCATTATATATGATGTATGAAAATGCTTCATTCCTTTGTAAATTCTTTCTTTGAGAACAGTGAAACTTTATGCCCAAAATTTATTGGCTCAATGTTAAAATCATGATTAAACACTAACTTTTTTGGCAACTTTACTCTTTCCCTTTGCAAATAAATTGACATTGTAAGTAGttctatttatttatgataaaatCACAATCACTAAAATTTTCAGATGTTCTAACATACATATACCAATCGGCAATCATGACTAGAACCACACATAATTAAGTAGCCTGGATTACGAGTCGTACGGCTAAACTTTTATGCTATGTTTTTGAGtctatttttttaagaaaagaaaagaagtgatatgataaaaaaatgtaagatttaatccttccaaatcatcccaatAATGGGAggaaaattttttaaacaaaaacaactaaaacttCTCTTCAAATCATTTCAATTCATTTCCTTTCTCACttagaaaaaaaactcaagaactcaacttgttttaaaatcacttagattcttttcttttccccttttacaaaaactcaagaaaatAGTGTTagtgtaatattttttttataaaaaatcattttttcctTGTTAATGTTACGGATTCTAAAACGATGACACACCGACGGAGTAACTAtaatcttttaaatattttttaagttatCAAACTTTGAAGACGTCAAAATTGCTTAAAGCCCATTAATTTACCAACTAAAACCTCTCAGATATCGTTGAAAATCATCGCAAACTAATCGTTATGTAAGTTTGCCAAAATAtaaaggaaaatgctaaaagaAGCCCTTAGAGCtttatttaacgtgcataaaaggttgtacatttccatattaaatgccgaccccctgatttttatggtaagtatacaactaattaatgcatctTAATGAAAGCCCTTAAGGCTTTGGTTTTAAGGAAAATGCTAGTGCTGAAAAGATTATGCTACGACTGTATGTGTTTAATCATGGCTCTACTACTGATAAACAATAACAAAAggtaaatttaatttataattataagttCTCATCTATTAAATTTCAACCCGATAGCTGGGTAGTAACTAAAAACCAATTTCTCAAGCATGATGTCATGGGCTTTTCACATGGGTAATCTATTAAATTTCAACCTGATTGTTGGGTAGTAACTAAAAACCAATTTCTCAAGCATGATGTCATGGGCTTTTCACATGGCTACTTaataaatgagaaaatgattcTGGAGACTTTACTTAAGTTTAGGTattgtcattttaaaaaaagttacaaattaaacctttgaatttgataaatatatgtaGCCCCCCTCCctctaaattttacataactttcacctgaattttacataatctctcaCTGCTTTACCAAAtataggtactgcatgttttacctaactttTCTCCTTAATAAAATACACAATACCTTTTAACCATATAAAAATgtagggaaaatgatccgtagtGCAAACTTTACTTAAGCTTAGGTAttgtcacattaaaaaaagttacatattaaacctttgaatttgataaacatacacaaCCCCCCTcctcctgaattttacataatctccctctgaattttacataatatcTCACTGATTTATCTAAGATAGATActacatgttttacctaacctttctcTTTAATAAAATACACAAAACCTTTTAaccatataaaaatgtatgcaTCAAACTATCATGTGTACATTTTTgtgtatggaaaaaaaattatgtttggGTGTCACCCTTCTTTTCACGTGTTTGTTGTTACGCCaaagtttactttttaaaatttctgAACATCATTCGTCCATGTGTTGGTAATAATgtgcaataactaacaaatattGTACAGATAAGTTGtgtctatttatttaatttatactgATAAAGATAAATCGTTGTACAAAACATTAATGTTGTAAACGTACCATAGTTGATAATTTATCCAAAATAATGTACAATAACTAGAACATCCTTTTAAGGGAAGAACCTCAAATAGAGCAACATACTTTGGCTGTTAGTAGAACATGAAatcagaaaaagaaaacaaatgttGGAAATGGCTTTGGTTGGTATTTGTTTGGTGTTGGCTTTTACCTTCTTTTGAAAACATTTTTCCAATGTAAGTCAGTAACTAGTCAGTCAACAATTCCTTTCATCTCTCTTTTTCCCACAACAGAAAACAAAACTTTGTCTCCATAGATTCTCTATCAGTCTAAATAAATTAtttgttatctaattatattatacatatagttaGGTGGGGACTGGTCACCTTCTTTTGTCAGGGCTATCACTCTAGCTAGCTTTTAGTCTCAAAGTGTGACAAACTCTTAAAGAAGGAGAAAAAACCACAATCTTTTCACAAACTTTCTTATAATCTTTTTACAAGCTTTCTAAGCTCTATCATTTTCTAGCTTGACACTCCCTTTGTTATTTGATTAGCTTTTGTTTCTTAATTAAGATGAGGTCAATCATGGCTGCTAAAACCCCTCAAGAGACTTCCTTTTCCTTCTCTAGAAGATACTTccattggaaaaagaaattagttgaagatgaaaatgaaattggaaATGATGATCAAGAAGAAATCCTTAATTTTAGATCATCATCTCTTGGTTGTGTTGTGACTGAGGAAGACTTGAATCTTGAACAAAAGTTTAACCTCCCGGTGCATGAAGTTGCACCGCAAAGAAAGAAAATGGCACTTATGTCCATTTCTAGGCTAAGATCGGCTTTTCATCTTCGGAAAAGCAGATCCTCTGGTGCCCAGGGTTCTGGTCTTGGAAAAAGGACCAGAGTTGTGGGCACCCTTTTTGGATACAGACGTGGACACGTCCACATTGCATTCCAAGAAGATCCAAAACTGGGCCCGGCTTTTCTTGTCGAGCTAGCTACCCCTACTAGCTTCTTGGTTCGAGAAATGGCGTCAGGGTTGGTTCGGATTGCCTTGGAATGcgataaaaagattaagaaaggTTTTAAGCTGCTTGATGAGCCACTTTGGAGAACTTATTGTAATGGCAAGAAATGTGGTTATGCTATGAGACGTGATTGTGGACCAGATGAATGGAAAGTGTTCAATTCGGTTGGACCAATTACCATGGGAGCCGGAGTGTTGCCGGAGGGagccggtggtggtggtggcggtgatggtgaAGGAGAGTTGATGTATATGAGAGCCAAGTTTGAAAGGATTATGGGGTCAAAAGATTCTGAAGCTTTTTATATGATGAATCCAGATAGCAATGGAGGGCCAGAACTTAGTATCTATCTTATTAGAGTTTAAGATATGGGTGTCAAATTAAACTATAAGTAATGTAAGTGATCTTGGTCTTTGATCATCAAGATTTGGTTCTTCATGTGTTTTTTTGCAATTTTCTATGGAAATTGGGTTTTATCTTCTACTTAATTATATGTTTAGAAATGATATGTATActgtttaaaattaaaagtttgagaAATTAAGAATCATTTTGCATGTTTATGTTGATTACAATACAATACTATtgttaagttatatattttgGTCAAAAATAATGAATGGTATGGGTAATTAACTGTGAAAGACAACCATGCGACCTATGTTTTCGAAAAATCTCTCAATAATTCATTCTTACAAATGTCGGAGGTAAGTTCAAACTCAAGTATATAatctaaaaggttataataAGTACTTGTCATTTGATGCATActaattgggtttttttttctgatCTCATTGGCATTTTAAGTATTACTCATGTGATGCATACTATAAGTGTAAAATATATAGATGAATGTGAAAGTTCCAACGTTTACAAGATTATCGTAATTTAACAACTAATGTAAACTACTTAAGACAAGAacaggaaagaaagaaagtttagttatatgtattataaactaaacagtgaatacatggacGGTTGGTTTTACAATAAGAACAAAGGAGAAGAGAAAAGATTGTTAAGTTTTTCGACAtaccaaaaacttaacaataatATACAAAGAAAACTCTAAGTGTGAAATAATGCAAAGACCAACAAttggtggctaggtcaagtgattccttatatAAGCAGAGAatgaatcacatgacaaccctaGTTGATGTTGACACCTCAAATGTTGTCAATCATCTATTGGTGGACAACTCAGATATGCAGAGTTTTCTGTTTCTCTTTTGTTTGTTTCCATatcgggtatgaaagagaaacaccAAGGTACCATTGttggtacaaggtcacatgtcttcattcTTGTTGATCAACACATGTCCTTGGGACCAGTCTTCTAATCTTCACATTCCCGCTTATTTTTTACTTACAAAAAGtagacggtgagtcattgaacttatcctttagACTTGAAGATAATTGATGCTTTGCTGAATACTTGTTGGTATAGAAGCTTGCTGAGAGCTCGCTGATAAACAAGctcgctgagtctctcagcgaatccatatCTCAACAGAATGCTTATAACATAAATTTCAAACAAACAAGTGTAAGTTCAATGCTTTTTTAAATGTAGTCCTACTTTTTAATAGTATATCACACGCTCTTCTTCGACTTAACATAGCGTAGTATATAAGCAAATTGCTGTTTAATAAgaataatatcatcaaaaatttacgttagaaattaaaagttatttCAAACCCAAATCACTAATTTAATGTTAATACCTACATTATTGAGTTTAATCTCACGTGTTTTAGTGAGGGCTTTGGTCTTTCCACTTTAGTTTAATGCcataaatttagtttaattttcgATCTGTGTCGATATATAAACAACTTTTGTATTTTACACTTAATTTAGTATAAAATTGTGTTTTAGTTCACATTAAGAAAAAAGCTATCAAAACAACCTTTTTTTAATGGTGGCTAATTAGCTTTATGATATTGATCACACTCAAATTGGTTTACAGAAGATAATTATTgaaatatttgacatttgtgaaTTGGAAGGCATGAATGATGGTTGTCTGTGTGATGTAAAATTGGAGAATGAGTGGACTACtttaatcatcatcatatattagAAGTTAGTGTGGCGACGCACGCTTGCCCAAAAGCCGGTCTTTAATTTGTGGACACATAATCAAAGTATACAAATCGAAGGTGCCTGTGTTAGGGCGCTCACAATGGTCTTACGATCCCTCGTGGGGGACTCATGTATGGTTGTCTCTAGTATCTCCACCACAAGC includes these proteins:
- the LOC122580141 gene encoding protein MIZU-KUSSEI 1-like, with amino-acid sequence MRSIMAAKTPQETSFSFSRRYFHWKKKLVEDENEIGNDDQEEILNFRSSSLGCVVTEEDLNLEQKFNLPVHEVAPQRKKMALMSISRLRSAFHLRKSRSSGAQGSGLGKRTRVVGTLFGYRRGHVHIAFQEDPKLGPAFLVELATPTSFLVREMASGLVRIALECDKKIKKGFKLLDEPLWRTYCNGKKCGYAMRRDCGPDEWKVFNSVGPITMGAGVLPEGAGGGGGGDGEGELMYMRAKFERIMGSKDSEAFYMMNPDSNGGPELSIYLIRV